Within Exiguobacterium sp. BMC-KP, the genomic segment GGAAGCCAGATGCTCTACGGTGAGGAGGTACTTCGTCAAGTCGAAACACATTCGAAAGAGATGGTCTCAGGATTAGATGCAGCGGATGTCTTCCGAGATCGAATTGTTTACAAGGGAGTCGTCAAAAATGCAGAAGAAATTCGGCAGATGATGTTGCGGGCGAATGCTGATGATGCCTGTGCCGGTGTGATCACATGGATGCATACCTTCTCACCATCGAAAATGTGGATCAGTGGGATGCGTGTGTTACAAAAACCTTTGCTTCATTTTGGAACACAGTTCAATCGTGACATCCCGTGGGATGCGATCGATATGGATTTCATGAACCTCAATCAGTCGGCGCACGGTGATCGTGAACATGGTTTTATCACAAGTCGGATGAACGTGAAGCGAAAAGTACTCGTCGGACATTGGGAAGATGAACTCACACGCCAAAAGATGTCATCTTGGATGAATGTGGCACATGCGTTAGCGGAAAGTAAGAACTTAAAGGTCGCGCGTTTTGGTGACAACATGCGGAATGTAGCGGTGACGGAAGGTGATAAAGTCGAAGCCCAGATTCAACTGGGCTGGACGGTCGATGGGTATGGTGTCGGTGATCTCGTCACCTATATGAATGCGGTATCGGAGTCGGATTTAGATGACTTGATGGAAGAATATCGCACGCGGTATGAAATGACGATTCCTGGAATGGAAGAAGAAGCATTCCAGGAATCGGTCCGCTATCAAGGGCGCATCGAACTCGGCATGAAAGCTTTTCTTGAAGCAGGTGGATACACGGCCTTCACGACAACCTTCGAAGACCTACATGGCATCAATCAACTACCTGGACTAGCCGTCCAACGATTGATGGAGCAAGGGTACGGGTTTGCTGGAGAAGGAGACTGGAAAACCGCAGCACTTGTTCGACTTATGAAAATCATGGCGAGCAACGAACGGACATCTTTCATGGAAGACTATACTTATCATTTTGAACCAGGCAACGAGATGGTACTCGGAGCGCATATGCTCGAGATTTGTCCGACGATTGCGGTCGATAAGCCTAGAATCGAAGTTCATCCTCTCGGAATCGGAGATCGTGAAGCGCCAGCGCGGATGGTATTCGAAGGACAGAATGGCAAGGCACTAAACGCTAGTCTGATTGATTTAGGACATCGCTTCCGTCTCTTGGTAAACACAGTCGAGGGCATCCAACCTGAGGAAGCAATGCCGAATCTTCCGGTGGCACGTGTTCTATGGAAAACAGAACCATCGATGGCTCAAGCTGTCGAAAACTGGATCCAAGCCGGGGGAGCGCACCATACTTGTTACTCGTACGAAGTAACAACTGAACAATTGCGCGACTTCGCAGAACTTCTGAACATTGAAATTACTGTTATCGATAAAGAAACGGAGACGGTTCGATTTAATAATGAGTTACGTTGGAATGAACTGTACTATCGACCATAATTTATTGGGACCTTGCTAGGTCCCTTTTCTTGGAGGAGATACTATGAATAACCAACTCGTCACATCAACGTTAAATACAAAAGAAGCGGCAACACAATTGATCGTCAACGTGGATTTACCAAAAGGTAAAATCAGTAAACATATCTATGGACACTTTGCGGAACACCTCGGGCGTTGTATTTATGAAGGTCTTTGGGTCGGTCCGGAGTCGACCATACCGAATACAGATGGCATTCGGAACGATGTACTAACAGCATTGAAGAAATTGAACATTCCGGTCTTACGCTGGCCGGGTGGGTGCTTTGCAGACGAATACCACTGGAAAGATGGTATCGGACCGAATGAAAACCGAAAACGGATGGTCAATACACATTGGGGTGGCGTCGTTGAAAACAATCATTTCGGAACCCATGAATTTATGCGTCTTTGTGAACTACTAGAGTGTGAGCCTTATATTTGTGGAAACGTGGGAAGTGGAACCGTCCAAGAGATGTCTGAATGGGTGGAGTACATGACGTTCAATGGTGAGTCACCGATGGCGAACTGGCGTCAGGAGAATGGCCGTATAGAGCCATGGTCGCTTACGTATTTCGGTGTTGGTAACGAGAACTGGGGTTGCGGTGGAAATATGCGTCCGGAATATTATGCCGACCTATATCGACGCTATCAGACCTATGTGCGTAACTACGAAGGCAATCAACTCTACAAGATTGCTGGTGGTGCAAACATTGATGATTATAAATGGACTGAAGTTCTTATGCGTGAAGCGGGTACGATGATGGATGGTCTCAGCCTTCACTATTACACGATCCCAGGCGATTTTTGGTTAGGTAAGGGATCAGCGCTAGACTTTACGGAAGATGAATGGTTCCTCACCTTGAAACGTGCCTATTACATGGATGAACTGATCACAAAGCATGGACAAATCATGGATCAATATGATCCAGATAAGCGGGTCGGTCTCATCATCGATGAATGGGGAACATGGTTTGACGTTGAACCAGGAACAAATCCAGGCTTCTTGTATCAACAAAACTCTATTCGGGATGCGCTCGTCGCAGCAATTCACTTCAATATCTTCCATAAGCATAATGACCGTGTTCACATGGCGAATATCGCGCAAATGGTCAATGTGCTTCAAGCGATGATTTTAACGGAGGGAGACCAGTTCATTCTCACGCCGACATACCATGTCTTTGAGATGTATCGTGTCCATCAAGATGCTGAACGTGTCGAGCTAGCAGCCATCACGCGTGACTATGTATCCAAAGAAGAATCGATTCCTTCTGTAAATGCGACAGCTTCTCGCGATTCTGATGGTGTATTGCATATTAGCCTCTGCCAGCTCGATCATCAAAACAGCGATAAGGTCGAAATTGATCTGCGAGGAATGGGTACGATTTCGGACGTATCAGCGCGCATTTTAACAGCAGATCATCTCAATGCCCATAATACATTTGAACAACCAGACGTGGTTGCGCCACGTGAGCATGAGGTCAAGGTGACGGAAGACGGGAAGCTCATCATGGATGTTCCAGCGATGAGCGTCATCACACTGGCGGTTCGCTGAGATGAAAGTCGTCGAGACAAGACGGTGTCGTACTTGTCCTCCAACAGAAGTAGACACTGATTGGTTATTGACCATCGACGCGGAAGTCATGGCACAAGTCACGGACGCTGAATATCAGGAACGTCTTCGTCAATGTGCAGTCTGTTCGTTTTACCAGGACGATACCTGTTTGAAATGCGGATGCTATGTCTCTTATCGGGCACGCCTTGCAACGAAGCATTGTCCGGTGAAGGTTTGGTGAAAAAGGAGCGACTTGAGATGGAACGACAAGAAGTAATAGATCAGACGGCATTTACGCTCGAGAACGATATGTGTCGTTTACGTATATTGACATATGGAGCAACCCTGCAAGAGTTTTCGATTCAGGATGAGGGATGGAAAAACCTCATCTTGTCTTACGATACAGTTGAAGAATACAAGACAGACACATATTACTTGGGCGCGACGGTCGGCCGTGTGGCTGGGCGAATCGAGGACGGAACATTCGATATGGACGGTGCCACGTATCATTTGCCTCAAAACGAAGGGAAACATCATCTTCACGGAGGAGATGGCTTCCACTGTCGATTCTGGAAAGTGGAAGACGTATCCAATACGCATCTCATTCTTCGGTATGTAAGTCCTGATGGTGAGAATGGCTATATGGGTGCACTCGATGTCAGAGCTTCGTTTGTATTGTTAAAAGACGGTGTCAAGATTACGTATCAGGCAATCAGTGACACAGATACAGTGGTTGATATGACAAATCATACGTATTTCAATCTAAGTAGCGGAAACCGAGATATCTTACAGCATGAATTGACGTTACCGGCTAATCAATTTGCTGAGCTTCGAAATGATTTGATTCCTACAGGTCGCCTATTGGATGTCGATCAGACCCCTTTCGACTTCCGATCAGGACGAATGCTGGGAGATGGTCCAGCTTCAAGCCATCCACAAAATCAACTCGTCAATGGTTATGATCATCCTTTTTTATTCGACGACCAACGAAAAGCGACGCTGTACGATCCTGAAAGTAAACGCTCCTTGATGTTGTCTACGACTGCACCTGCTCTCGTGCTCTATTCAGGAAACCAGATGAATGAAGAAACGATGTTACGTGAGGGACGCTCTCGAAAATATTATGGTGTTTGTCTGGAGCCTCAACATCTTCCTGACGCCGTTCATCACAGTAATTTTCCTTCTATCCAATTATCGGCGGGGCAGACGTATCACTGGGAAACGGAATATCGTGTCGGGAAAGGAGTCAGTCGATGAACCTCGAACAGATACAAAAGCAGGTTGCTACATGTTTTTGTGGAAATCCACACCATCCGATTTCGATTGAGCAAATCAATGCCTCGGAAAAGGTGTGGCAATCGCTAGTCAAGTTTGTGCAGAAGAAAGAGTGGCGGCATCTTCTCGTCATCGCTGATGTCACTACGCAGACGGTCGGTTATTCCCCGTTGCAGAAAGCATTGATGACGGTAGGAATTGATGTCACCTTAGTCACGCTCTCACCGAACAAACAAGGGGACGTCGCAGCTGATGAACTAGCAGTTGTACAAGTAATGCTCGAGCTGAATGATAGTGTGGATGCATTGATTGCACTTGGAGCAGGTACCATTCATGATGTGACGCGGTTTTGTGCTGCGAAAGCAAAAATCCCATTCTTATCTGTGCCGACCGCTCCTTCAGTGGACGGATTTACTTCAAAAGGAGCCCCCTTAATCATAAGAGGGAAGAAAATCACCTATCAGCTCGTCTCACCAATTGCAGTATTCATCCCAAGCGACATTATCCGTGATGCACCTCGTGCGTTAGTGGCGGCAGGTGTCGGCGACATGCTTGGGAAGTACACCTCCTTACTGGATTGGCGTTTTGGTGCCTCTGATGGACAAGAACCCTTTTGTCCTGTAGTTGCTCGATTGACAGAACAAGCTTTATTCGATTGTGTAAAAGCTCTACCAGATATCTATGCAGAAAAAGCGGAAGGTTTAGATCAGCTGATGGATTCATTGATTTTATCAGGAATTGCGATGTTGATTTTTGGACACTCACATCCTGCATCTGGTGGAGAACACCACCTCTCTCATTACTGGGAGATGGACTTCTTGACACACGAACGTCCGGCGGTCTTGCATGGCACCAAAGTTGCAATTGCGACGATGGAACTCATCGATACCTATAAAACGATGATTCAAGAGCAGTCTACTGTACCGAGGGAGATGGGGGAGTGGGCGACTCAGCTCCCGACACGACAGAAGATGGAGTCCGTTTTTAATTCGTTACAAGCCCCGATTCGACCAGAGGAAATCGGTATTTCACCCCTTCTCCTGGCGAGTAGCAAGAGAGAAGCGTATCGGCTTCGCGAAAGACACACCCTGTTAAAACAGTTGAGCTTACAAACGACCCACTTTGAAACAGAGGAGCGTTCATTATGACAGAGACAATCGTAAATCCAATCGTAGAACAACGCGCGGATCCATGGATCATGCGTCATACAGATGGCTATTATTATTTTACGGCGTCCTTACCTGATTTTAGCGGGATTCCGCTACGTCGCGCTCAGACGCTCGGGGAATTGACTGGAGCAGAAGAGAAAGTCGTGTGGAAGAAGCGCTCCACTGGAATTATGAGTGCCAACATTTGGGCGCCAGAATTGCATTATATTCAAGGGAAATGGTATCTCTATTTCGCGGCGGCACGTGAAGATGCTATTTTTGATCATCGCATGTACGTTCTCGAGAATGGTTCAGCCAATCCGTTGGAAGGCGAATGGGTGGAAAAAGGACGAATCAAGACTTGGAAAGAATCGTTCGCCCTCGATGCAACAACTTTCGAGCATGAGAACCGGTTATATTACATTTGGGCTCAGAAAGATCCTGAAATTGAAGGGAATTCCAATCTCTATATTTCTGAAATGGAGAATCCTTGGACATTGACAGGGCCCCAGACCATGATTGCAACACCTGAATATTCATGGGAAAAAGTCGGCTTTCTGGTGAACGAAGGACCTGCTGTTATGAAGCGGAATGGACATATATATGTGACGTTCTCGGCAAGTGCAACAAATCATAACTATTGTGTAGGTCTTCTTCGTATCGATGAAAAAGAAGATATGTTAGATGCCACTCATTGGAAAAAATACCCGCAACCCATTCTTACGACAAATGAGTCAATTTGTGAATACGGACCAGGTCATAACAGTTTCACGACACTCGCAGATGGGACCGATATAATTGTCTATCATGCGCGGAACTATAAAGAAATCGAAGGTGATCCATTATGGGATCCGAATCGCCATACGTATATACGACCATTTTCTTGGCAGGGAGATATGCCTATTTTTAAAAACAGGATGGTCAACAAGGAGGTCACACGATGAACCAGACAGAGGATCGGAATCTTGTTTTAGAGCAACGGGCAGATCCATGGGTGTATCTTCATTCTGATGGTTATTATTATTTCACAGCATCCGTTCCCGAATACGATCGAATCGAATTGCGTCGTGCTAGATCTCTTCATGAACTAAAAGATGTAGAAGCGGTGACAGCTTGGGTCAAACCTGATACTGGTCCGATGAGTGATCTGATTTGGGCACCCGAATTACATCATATTCATGGGAAATGGTATCTTTATTTTGCAGCTGCGAAGTCACGTGAAATTGTAAACGGACTCTTTGATCATCGCATGTTTGTGTTAGAGAATGGTTCGGACAACCCGCTAGAAGGCGAATGGATAGAACGAGGACAAATTGAAACACAGTGGGATTCATTTGCCCTTGATGCGACCGTGTTCGAACATCAAGATGTTCATTACTTAGTATGGGCACAAAAAGATCCTTTCATCGAAGGGAACTCGAACCTATATATCGCTTCTTTAAAGAATCCTTGGACCATTCAAAAACCGCAAGTCATGTTGACAAAGCCAGAGCTTGATTGGGAGACAAAAGGCTTTCTGGTGAACGAAGGACCTGCAGTCCTGAAGCGTCACGGACAAATCTTCATTACGTATTCTGCTAGTGCAACGGATGAGAATTATTGCATGGGTATGTTGAGTGCTTCAGAAGACGATGATCCACTGAATCCGGATGTTTGGGAAAAGTCATTGCGGCCAGTCTTCGCGACGAACGATGCGGCTAGCCAATATGGACCAGGACATAATAGCTTTACGATAGATGAGCAGGGACGCGACGTTATTGTCTATCATGCACGGACCTACACGGAAATTGAGGGTGACCCTTTGTACGATCCGAATCGTCATACACGGGCACAGATCTTTACGTGGGGTATTGATAAGAAGCCATATTTTGATAAGCCGATTTAAGTAGAATCAATACTAGCTTTTTACTCATATGAAATATAGTGAATGTCGTATACGCGTCGAGTTAAACGGCCATGAAGTCAAAACAAAACATCCCCTTTGTAGAGCAATTCTACAAAGGGGATGTTTTTTGGTGAAAGATATTACCCTTAAATCTTAAAGCGATTTGTCCCTTTTTCTAAAACCTCTGTCGTTTCGTTTAAAGTGACAACTAAGTCATGCAAAGCGGTGACCGTACCAATCATCTGTTCTGATGCTGCAGCGACTTCTTCGTTTCCTGCAGTATGTTCCTCGGCGACGGATGCAATCTCGCTTAACGCGTGACGAATGCGATTTTCTGATTGAAGGACGTTCTGCATTTGACGCGCCATATGTTGTGAAGACTGGGACACGACATCGACGTGTTCTGTCAATCGACTAAAAGATTGATCCGTATCAAGGATGGATTGCTTACCGGCCTCTGTCTCACTGACTGTCTCAGTAAAACTTTTTTCCATCGATCGAGTACTGATGAGGACATTGTTTACAATAGAGGAGATTTGACTGACGTTTTCTGCAACGTGCATGGAGAGATTCTTCACTTCAGAAGCGACGACGGCAAATCCTTTCCCTTGCTCGCCGGCACGAGCTGCTTCGATCGCAGCATTCAGTGCCAGGAGATTGGTTTGTTCAGAGATATCACGAATGATAGAAATGAGACCTTGGATTTCTTCTGATTGTCGATTGAGCTCTTGCACTTGATTCGTTGAACGTTGGACGTGAGAATGGATGACGTTCATTCGCTCGACAGACTGATGCATGTGAGCGCGACCCTCTTGTGTCAATTCATTCATCTCGATCGTAGCGTTATTAATATTCGTGCTGACTTCATCCGTACTCTGAATCAAACCTGCGAACGCATTCATCTCTTCGTTGAGAGAATGAGTCACGTGAGTCTGGCTCTCAGTTCCTACAGCAATCTCTGTCATCGTATGCGCGATTTGCGACGATCCGTCGAGTACTTCCTGTGAACTGGAATCGATGGTTTTACTAGTTTGAGTGATCACTGTAGAAGTTTTTTTGATTTCGCCAATCATCTTACTCAACATGTCGTTCATGTCTTGCATCGATACTGCAAGGGAGTGGATCTCATCGTTTGCGCTCACCTTCAAATCTCGTAATCGAAGATCCGCATTTTTTAAATCACCTGCTGCAATGAATTGAGCGACCTCTTGGAGCGTACGAATTGGATCAAGCTTGCGCATAAGAATCCACCGTAAGTAAATCAATGTGATGCCAAGGAAGAGGATGAGGCCTAAAAAGAAGAGCGGGAAGTTTTGTTTAGCGAGAGCCATCGTGAGTTCATGGACCTCATCTGCTGAAATATCCCCACCTAAAATACCAATAACGCTGCCGTCAGTGGATTTAATCGGAACAAAAACACTGATATATTTACCGTATGTCTTGTCTTCGATGATATCAGTAGCGTGTGTCTTACCTGAAAGAACGTCTTTTACGTCTTTGTAAGAAGCGCCGGTTGAAGGTTCTCCGATGTCACTGGCGCTCTCCGAAGAGCTACCATCTACCATGAGCTTTACGTGATCATCTTCTACGAGTGCGGTATAAGTATATAGAAGACCATTTTGCAGACGCAGATCATCTAACTGAGAACGAAGCTTCTCATAATCTGTTCCTTCTTCAGGCTGAGCGAGAAAACGCTCATAGGTTGTGGGATCAATTTGTTTTGAGATCCTTTGGAGATCTTGAATAGCTGTCTTTTTGAGAGTAGACAGTGCCGTTTGTGTGGTGTTGAAATAGAGGGCGACGTTACTGAACAAGAAAAATAAAAGAAGAATCATACCGATAATAAGGGATAGTCTGTTTCTTAAAGAATGCGTACGTTTGTTTTGCATACAAGTCCTCCTGAGTTTTTTCCATACAGACAGTAATATCGGTATATGTTATCAATTGTTTAGATTATCCTCTGAAGTAAAAATTTTCAGATAGTGAAGCGAGTGTAAAGTCTTTTGTCAACACTAGTCACTTGATAGACGAATGTAAATAAAAAAAGCCACATTACATTATTAAAGAGGAGTCGTTCCAAAAATCATTGCAGTTAGTAATTTTTCCTCTACCTTTTAAGTATTCATCTACAACTAAAGCAATCTAAGAGATTCTCGTGTTGGAAGCAAAAGAAATGGAGAAACATATACTTTTAAGAAGTATATGTTTCTCCATAGGTTTCTATCTGTTGCTTTATCTAATGCTGAGTTAATCTTACTGAGAAAGTTCAGTTTTTTCTCTTTGGTTTTGTGTGGCAGCACGAAAAATAGACCGATTTGATAAGAGTGGTTTCAGTAGTAATTGAAGAATAACAGCCTCGATGATAGATAAAAGAATCAAAATAAGTACAGAACCGATGTGCAATGCTTCATTTAAATAACACACGTTTAAAATAAATAGTAAAACCAAATGAACGACGAAAGTAATCTTATCCAAAGGATATACCTCCTCCCATGTGACCGATTCATCTGCCTAAAAACTTAAGGTACGAATCAGCGAACGGATGATCAAATAAATATGACATATTACCGTGTATACCCTTCTTCTAGACAATTCTATCGTTCAAAAGTGACGAAAAATTAGTCAGTGAGAAATGATAGCGCATTTTTCCAATTCCCAAATCTTAGCTTGATCATTGGAACAGATGGTCCTACATTATTTTTTAGCCATTTTCGATATTGCGTTATGGTGAGGTTACACGTATTAAAATCTATTTGGGCAGACTCCAGGGCTTTCAGACAATTTTTTTTCGATTGGGCCTCACCTGAAAGATATCCATGGTAAGTTAAAGCTAGTTTCCAGCTCCCGTGATGATGTGTAATGTTACTAGCACTCATCATAGAAGGGTATTTTTTTCTCAATTCAGTATACTGACGTACAGTAAATGAAGGACCGATTTTTTTAGAACATAAGTGTAAGCTTTCTTCTATTGATAATTTGTTCTGAATCAATATGGGCTTTTCTTTTGGGGTACGACTAATTGATGTTTTTTGTGGCTTAGCAGATGCTTTTATCACGCCATTTTCAATTAAAAAATTCTTCCACGTTCCGTAAAGTTGAAGGACTTCTTCATATGGTGGGTATGGAAGGAATTCCGTAAGAGTGATGTAATGGCTTGCCTTTATTGGCGTAGTATGAATTTGCTGAAGTCCTTGAATTAAACGGACCATTTTTTCTTTCTGAATAGCAGGAGAAAGTGAAGAAAAAGAATTTAGCTGTTCAGTCATATTACGATAAATCCCTTCTATTATTTATTACTTACGAGTGTTTTAAAAAAAACTTTAATGGTTCATAGAGTTTATCTTAAAAATAAATTAAAAGAAACGGAAAGGTGCTTTAAATTTTAAAGGTCACCTTTCCGTATAGAAAAACTTAAATATCAAATTTTTTCGATTCTGATTCCAAATGATTCGTTCGCTCATTCAAGTTTTCTACTAAATCGTGCAATGTAGTGATGGTAGCAATCATCTGCTCCGATGCAGCTGCCACTTCTTCATTACTTGCTGTGTGTTCTTCTGCAACTGCAGCTATCTCCTCAAGCGCCATTCGGATTTTTTGCTCAGAAGCTAAAACATGATTCATTTTCTCAGTCATATGTCTGGTTGACGTAGAGACGTCTGTAACCTGAGTAGATAGATTCTCAAATGTCTTATCCGTTTCAAGAACAATTTGCTTACCACTCTCCGTTGCTTGCACTGTAGTAGAGAAACTCTGTTGCATTTGAGCGGCACTCGTCTCGATTGAGGTAACGATTGAGGCGATTTCACTTACACTACTAGCAACATGACTCGACAGATTTTTCACCTCTGTAGCGACTACAGCAAATCCTTTACCTTGTTCACCAGCTCGAGCGGCTTCAATAGCTGCGTTAAGCGCAAGAAGATTGGTTTGTTCCGAAATACCACGAATGATTCCGACTAAAGCTTGAATATCAGAAGATTGTTGTTTCAACTGCTCGACCTGATC encodes:
- the araA gene encoding L-arabinose isomerase, with translation MLTANTHEFWFVTGSQMLYGEEVLRQVETHSKEMVSGLDAADVFRDRIVYKGVVKNAEEIRQMMLRANADDACAGVITWMHTFSPSKMWISGMRVLQKPLLHFGTQFNRDIPWDAIDMDFMNLNQSAHGDREHGFITSRMNVKRKVLVGHWEDELTRQKMSSWMNVAHALAESKNLKVARFGDNMRNVAVTEGDKVEAQIQLGWTVDGYGVGDLVTYMNAVSESDLDDLMEEYRTRYEMTIPGMEEEAFQESVRYQGRIELGMKAFLEAGGYTAFTTTFEDLHGINQLPGLAVQRLMEQGYGFAGEGDWKTAALVRLMKIMASNERTSFMEDYTYHFEPGNEMVLGAHMLEICPTIAVDKPRIEVHPLGIGDREAPARMVFEGQNGKALNASLIDLGHRFRLLVNTVEGIQPEEAMPNLPVARVLWKTEPSMAQAVENWIQAGGAHHTCYSYEVTTEQLRDFAELLNIEITVIDKETETVRFNNELRWNELYYRP
- a CDS encoding alpha-N-arabinofuranosidase, producing MNNQLVTSTLNTKEAATQLIVNVDLPKGKISKHIYGHFAEHLGRCIYEGLWVGPESTIPNTDGIRNDVLTALKKLNIPVLRWPGGCFADEYHWKDGIGPNENRKRMVNTHWGGVVENNHFGTHEFMRLCELLECEPYICGNVGSGTVQEMSEWVEYMTFNGESPMANWRQENGRIEPWSLTYFGVGNENWGCGGNMRPEYYADLYRRYQTYVRNYEGNQLYKIAGGANIDDYKWTEVLMREAGTMMDGLSLHYYTIPGDFWLGKGSALDFTEDEWFLTLKRAYYMDELITKHGQIMDQYDPDKRVGLIIDEWGTWFDVEPGTNPGFLYQQNSIRDALVAAIHFNIFHKHNDRVHMANIAQMVNVLQAMILTEGDQFILTPTYHVFEMYRVHQDAERVELAAITRDYVSKEESIPSVNATASRDSDGVLHISLCQLDHQNSDKVEIDLRGMGTISDVSARILTADHLNAHNTFEQPDVVAPREHEVKVTEDGKLIMDVPAMSVITLAVR
- a CDS encoding DUF6171 family protein, with product MKVVETRRCRTCPPTEVDTDWLLTIDAEVMAQVTDAEYQERLRQCAVCSFYQDDTCLKCGCYVSYRARLATKHCPVKVW
- a CDS encoding aldose epimerase family protein, with protein sequence MERQEVIDQTAFTLENDMCRLRILTYGATLQEFSIQDEGWKNLILSYDTVEEYKTDTYYLGATVGRVAGRIEDGTFDMDGATYHLPQNEGKHHLHGGDGFHCRFWKVEDVSNTHLILRYVSPDGENGYMGALDVRASFVLLKDGVKITYQAISDTDTVVDMTNHTYFNLSSGNRDILQHELTLPANQFAELRNDLIPTGRLLDVDQTPFDFRSGRMLGDGPASSHPQNQLVNGYDHPFLFDDQRKATLYDPESKRSLMLSTTAPALVLYSGNQMNEETMLREGRSRKYYGVCLEPQHLPDAVHHSNFPSIQLSAGQTYHWETEYRVGKGVSR
- a CDS encoding sn-glycerol-1-phosphate dehydrogenase; this encodes MNLEQIQKQVATCFCGNPHHPISIEQINASEKVWQSLVKFVQKKEWRHLLVIADVTTQTVGYSPLQKALMTVGIDVTLVTLSPNKQGDVAADELAVVQVMLELNDSVDALIALGAGTIHDVTRFCAAKAKIPFLSVPTAPSVDGFTSKGAPLIIRGKKITYQLVSPIAVFIPSDIIRDAPRALVAAGVGDMLGKYTSLLDWRFGASDGQEPFCPVVARLTEQALFDCVKALPDIYAEKAEGLDQLMDSLILSGIAMLIFGHSHPASGGEHHLSHYWEMDFLTHERPAVLHGTKVAIATMELIDTYKTMIQEQSTVPREMGEWATQLPTRQKMESVFNSLQAPIRPEEIGISPLLLASSKREAYRLRERHTLLKQLSLQTTHFETEERSL
- a CDS encoding glycoside hydrolase family 43 protein, with protein sequence MTETIVNPIVEQRADPWIMRHTDGYYYFTASLPDFSGIPLRRAQTLGELTGAEEKVVWKKRSTGIMSANIWAPELHYIQGKWYLYFAAAREDAIFDHRMYVLENGSANPLEGEWVEKGRIKTWKESFALDATTFEHENRLYYIWAQKDPEIEGNSNLYISEMENPWTLTGPQTMIATPEYSWEKVGFLVNEGPAVMKRNGHIYVTFSASATNHNYCVGLLRIDEKEDMLDATHWKKYPQPILTTNESICEYGPGHNSFTTLADGTDIIVYHARNYKEIEGDPLWDPNRHTYIRPFSWQGDMPIFKNRMVNKEVTR
- a CDS encoding glycoside hydrolase family 43 protein, whose product is MNQTEDRNLVLEQRADPWVYLHSDGYYYFTASVPEYDRIELRRARSLHELKDVEAVTAWVKPDTGPMSDLIWAPELHHIHGKWYLYFAAAKSREIVNGLFDHRMFVLENGSDNPLEGEWIERGQIETQWDSFALDATVFEHQDVHYLVWAQKDPFIEGNSNLYIASLKNPWTIQKPQVMLTKPELDWETKGFLVNEGPAVLKRHGQIFITYSASATDENYCMGMLSASEDDDPLNPDVWEKSLRPVFATNDAASQYGPGHNSFTIDEQGRDVIVYHARTYTEIEGDPLYDPNRHTRAQIFTWGIDKKPYFDKPI
- a CDS encoding methyl-accepting chemotaxis protein, producing MQNKRTHSLRNRLSLIIGMILLLFFLFSNVALYFNTTQTALSTLKKTAIQDLQRISKQIDPTTYERFLAQPEEGTDYEKLRSQLDDLRLQNGLLYTYTALVEDDHVKLMVDGSSSESASDIGEPSTGASYKDVKDVLSGKTHATDIIEDKTYGKYISVFVPIKSTDGSVIGILGGDISADEVHELTMALAKQNFPLFFLGLILFLGITLIYLRWILMRKLDPIRTLQEVAQFIAAGDLKNADLRLRDLKVSANDEIHSLAVSMQDMNDMLSKMIGEIKKTSTVITQTSKTIDSSSQEVLDGSSQIAHTMTEIAVGTESQTHVTHSLNEEMNAFAGLIQSTDEVSTNINNATIEMNELTQEGRAHMHQSVERMNVIHSHVQRSTNQVQELNRQSEEIQGLISIIRDISEQTNLLALNAAIEAARAGEQGKGFAVVASEVKNLSMHVAENVSQISSIVNNVLISTRSMEKSFTETVSETEAGKQSILDTDQSFSRLTEHVDVVSQSSQHMARQMQNVLQSENRIRHALSEIASVAEEHTAGNEEVAAASEQMIGTVTALHDLVVTLNETTEVLEKGTNRFKI